The genomic stretch TTATTTGACCTTTTGCGAAATTTTCATTAATTATTTTGCCAGAATCATGTATTACGTAATATTTTAGTATTTTCGGTATGTTAGTTTCGTCTATTTCGATTTCTACTATGTGGCCCATGCAACCGTATGAGATTGAGGAATTTATTTTTCCATCTTTTATGTTATCAGCGTATGGGGATTGGAAGTAACCTACCGCTATAAGACTTCCTTCTATTCCTTTTAGTTTAACTGGATCCCAGTAGAATGTGCCTACTAGATGTCTTAACGAAATAGATTTATCTCCAGATATTGTCTTTATTCTTCCGTTTTCAATTTTTAGTTCAGATTTTTGAACTCCTAATATTTCTGAAGCCATATCTTTTAGTTTATTCTCTAATTGATCTAATGCATTATTTAATGCTGGTAAAACTATTGGAGTAAATCTACTAGAATAGCTGCCAGATGATATAACCCATGGCCTATTTGTATCAACACTGTATATCACGTCTACATCTTCTGGGTTTACTCCTAATCTTTTAGATACTATTTCGGAGATTACGGTCTCATGACCTTGCCCCTCATTTGTCCCATTTGCTATTACTTTAACTTTTGAATATGAGTCTATTTGCACAATTACCATATCTTGAGCTGAAGATTTAGGTAAATAATCTTTACTTTCTCTAGCTAAGTCTAAATATCCTATGTTAGTACCGGAGGGTTCTACTATCAGTGAGGTACCTATTGCGACTCTCCTTTCTCTTTTCCTTTCCTCATTAACTTCTACCCTAAGTTTATCGTACAACTCTTTCATCCTTTTTACTACATTATAGCAGCTAAATCCGTAATATTTACCTCCTGTAACTGTCTCGTACTGTGTAGTTTTTATCACGTTTTTCATTCTAACCTCAATGGGATCAATACCTATTTCCCTTGCAAACGTATCTATTGCACTCTCTAATGCTAAGTACAAGTGTGGTCCTCCATAACCCCTATTTAATCCAGTAGGTACAGTATTAGTTAGGACTGCTCTGTACGTTAATTTTAATGCTTGTATATCATAAGGACCAGTTAAATTTCCGTGGTTTCTAAGTAAATTTCCAGGTTCTGGAGGTCTGGGATATGCCCCTAAGTTATCGGTAAGTTCCATGTCTATAGCATGGATTTTCCCCTCCTTATCTCCATATATTCTTATAATTGACTCTCTCTCAGCTCCAACGGAACTTGAAGTTAAGTGTTCGCTTCTAGTCTCTACCCATTTTAGCGGTCTATTCACTAATCTTGAAGACGCTGCAATTAAAGCCATGTATGGATAAATTGCGCTCTTAATGCCAAATGATCCTCCTATGTCTCTAGGTCCTCTTATAACTACTTTAGATTTTAATGCTTTACTTAAGAGATAATGAATGGTAAATGGTCCTTGAAAGTTAGAAAAAATTTCATATTCTTCACCATTATACTTTGCGTAAACTTCATATGTTTCTAAAGGAGAAGAGGTGTATCTTGGAAATTTTATCCTCTCCTCAACTACTATATCCGATTTCTTAATCTCGTCCGTATATTTTCCGTAAATAAAAGTTTTATCTAGCACTATATTTGATTTTAGATTAGGATGAATCGGTGGTTTAGAAATTGCGTCAGATATGCTTATAACTGCATCTAATGGTTCGTAATCTACTTGTAGTAGTTCTTTTGCATCTTCTGCTACGTAATCGTCTTTTGCTACTATTATGGCAACAGGTTCACCATAATAAACTGTTTTATGTCTAGCTATCGGATAGTATTCCAAATTTATGTCAAGTGATAATGGAAAGGGATCTAAAATATTTTTTAAATCGCTATATGTTATTACTTTTATCACTCCGCTTAATTTTTCTGCTTCTTCTTTGTTGATACTTATTATTTTTGCATGAGCATAAGGAGATCTAGCAATAGAAACAGAAAAATAACCTTTTATTTCTTTAGTTAATACGTCATCAATATACGAACCTTCTCCCTTTACAAATCGAAACCCCTCTTTAAATACCATAATTACCTACCGTTAAAATTAGGCTTCCTTTTATTTAAGAAGGACTGTACGCCTTCTTTGAAGTCTTCGCTATATCTGAGTAAGCCAAACGTTTTCCTTTCAATATCGAATCCTGCGTAAAACGGCGAATCTGCAACCTCTCTTATTATTTTCTTTAATGCTTTGAGGGCTAACGAGGATAGGCTAGCTAAATCTTTAGCTATTTCTAATGCTCTCCCTTCTAATTTATCTTCATCAACAATCTCATGTATTATTCCCCACTGAAGGGCAGTTTGCGCGTCTATTCTCTTTCCCAACATCAGCATATATGTAGCTCTAGATACACCTAACATCTTTACTATCCTAGTTACTCCACCACTTGCCGGGACCATTCCTAATCTTATTTCTGGAAAGCTAAATTCACTTTTAGGTGTTGCTATTCTTATATCACAAGATAATGCTAATTCTAAGCCTGCCCCAAATGTGTATCCGTTTATAGCAGCTATTACTGGTTTGGTTATTCTTTCACTTGATGATAAATCTTCTCCCCAATCTAGTAAAATTTCTGGATTTAATGATAAGAACTCACCTATATCTCCTCCAGAACTAAAAGCTTTTCCTCCTACACCTTCTACAATTATTACTCTTATGCTTGGATCTTTGTCTAATTCTATTATTTTCTCTCCTATTTCTCTCCTCATCTCAACGGTTATTGCGTTCATTTTTTCTTGTCTATCTATTAATATTTTACCTATTTTGTTTTCGTTGTCTACCTCAACCTTGATCATACAATATCACACTAATTTTAACCGTACATAATATTTAAGTTTTTCCCTTAACTTATTTATATTTTTATCGTTTTTCTAATTTCTTTACGATTTCTGGATTTTCTAACGTACTTACATCACCAATATTACTACCACTTTCTATGGACCTCAAAACTCTCCTCATTATTTTACCACTTAATGTATGAGGTAATTCTTTTACGAACTCTATTTCTCTAGGAACCATGTGTGAAGCTAATTTCTCTTTAACATAATCTTGGATTTGTTGTTTAAGCTCTTCAGTGGGTTCATATTCCTTTTTAAGTACTATATATGCCTTTATCTTATGACCTCTAACAGGATCTTCTACGCCTATCACACCAACTTCAGCTACAGCTGGATGGGTTGAGATTATACTCTCTATTTCTATTGGACTTACTCTATATCCAGAAACTTTGATAACGTCGTCTGCTCTACCTAAATACCAGAAATATCCGTCTTCATCCATGTACGCTAAATCACCGGTTAAATAATAACCGTTCTTAAAGTTACCCTTCCATCTCTCCTCATCTCCCCATATTCCTTTAGCCATAGCTGGAAAATCTGGTTTGAAAGCTAATATGCCTCTGGTATTAGGTGGGAGAGGATTTCCGTTCTCATCAACTATCAAAGCTTCAACTCCTGGTAATGGCTTACCCATGGAGCCGACTTTTATGGGCATTGAAATAAAGTTCGCTATAACATATGTTGCTGTCTCGGTCTGACCATATCCATCATGAACGGGAACACCGAAGATCTGGAGACCTATCTTAACAGTATCTGGATCCACATATTCTCCGCCTGCATGTATAAATCTAACTGATGAAAGATCATATTTCTTACTTAGTTCTAAACCTTCTTTCTTTAACAATCTTAAGGCTGTTGGTGCTGTAGAAATTACAGAAACTTTAAATTCTTGAATAATAGAATACCAAGTTTCAGCCTTAAATCTTCCTTCGTATGAGACAAGAGGAATACTATTAGCCCATGCTGTCCATACACCGGCAAATCCTGCTACCCAAGCCGGATCTCCAGTATGCCAAAATACATCTTGTGGATGCATATCAAAATGGTATTTTCCGGAAATATAATAGAAAGTTAAAATATCCTGGGCATGCCAAATTCCTTTAGGTTTTCCAGTGGTTCCAGAGGTGTAGAGTATCAAGAACGGATCGTTAATGGATCTCTTTTCATAAGAAATCTTACCTACCCTATTACTTTCTCCCTCTATTCCATCATCGGTAGTTTTTAAAACCTTAATCCCTCCTATATTCTTAAATTTATCTACTAATCCCTCGTGGACAATAGCTACTTTAGCACCACTATTTTCAACTCTATACCTTATTGCCTCTTCACCAAACGTTGAAAAGATGGGAACAATTACACCACCTATCATGGCTATTGCAGTAAATGAGAAGTATAATGATGGGGTCCTTTTAGACATTATAACTACTCTATCTCCTCTTTTTACTCCACTATTTTCTAGCACATCTCTGAACATAGCCCCTTTCTTCTCTAAATCATTAAATGTTAATTTTCTCATACCTCCTTCTTCACTCACCCATAATAAGGCAAGTTTATCATTTTTATTATGTATCGCTAACTCACCGGCATTTACTTCACCATAATAATTGAGTTCTTTACGTACTTTGTCCCAATTAAAATTTCTTCTAACTTCGTCATAGTTAGTCAAATTTGGTTTTACTACTATTTTCTTATCCTTTATTATTTCTACCATAATTATATCATCTATGTTTTATTACGCTTATTTATAAGCTTTACGCGTTATTTCAGTTTTAATTGTAGTTAGCATAATATTCAAAAGATTAATGAAAATGAATTTAATACTCTCAAAGGTTAAAGATAGAATAGCAAGAGTCGATGTTTTGTCACTCGAATAGATTTTATTAGAAAACTCTGATTTTTAGGCAATGAAAAATGCTTTAACAAATTACTTTATTTCTTAAAAATAATAAAAGAGAAAATCCGTTATATAATAACAATTATTCATTTATTATGTGCTAAATATTATGATTGTTTAAACAAAGAGTATAATTTTTATACTTTAATAGATTAAGTCTTTTTTCTATGTTTTAGAGGAGCGTTATCTTTAAATTATCTAAAAAGCTCATAAGAATCTTCTTTGCTTTCCTTTACTTTTTTTCTAAAACTTCTTTTATTAAATTGTCAAGATATTTGTCATATCTTAACAATTCCTAAATAATTTATAAATGTTGAAGTTACAATATAAATCAATGAGAAACTTTAACAATTACCCCATAAAACTCGTAACTCTTCATATAGTGCACGAGAATTGTTGGAGTAGATATTATTTGAATGATGATTTAGTAAAAATATTAGATTTAGTACCCTATATGGAGAAGAACCTTTTAAGAGTCTTTGCAATAACTTCCGAAAAGGGATATAAAACCATAGAAAAGTTAAAGTTCGATGGCAAAATAAAAGAAATATTTAATGTATATAGAAATGGTAACAGCATATTCATAGATTTAGCTAGGGATTTTGATAGTTCTGTTCTGTCTATTATAAATAAAAATAATGGAATTGTTTTAAATACTGCTAAGTACGAGGGAATGGAAATATGGAACGTTCTAATTTATGAACATAAAATTAATAGAATGCTCAAGGAGTTAGATGAGATAGCAGAGATTGAGAAAATTAAAATAAGTGACCATATTCCACTTACTAATACTCTATCTGACAATGAACTAAAAATTCTTTCTATAGCATATGAGAGTGGCTATTTTGATTATCCAAGGAAAATTAAGTCTGGAGAACTAGCTAATCGCCTAGGCATAAGTCAGTCAACATTAATTTACTATTTAAGAAATGCAGAAAGAAAAATAATAGGCCAATTCTTGAGAAAGAGTCGTATGGAGCAAGTAGATGAATAAGTATGCAATAAAAAGTCATTTTTATATATTCAAGTACCACGAGTCTTACGGGAAATAGTTGTTAGAATACTTCTTTAATTAGAGAAAATTTCGCTCCATTTCTCCATTACTTTTTTACTTAATTCTTCACTAGGTCTAACCTCCGTAGGGAATTCGTTTCTAATTAGCCTACTAAATGGTTTTACTGCGTAGATTATTGCCCTAGATGAGGAATATTCCTTCAAGTTTTCTTTTCTTTCAGCCATTGGATCTAGTGGGGTACTGGTAACGTTTTTGATAACATCTATTGAAGTTGCAGGATCGGATCTAGTACACATGGCCCATACTACTTGGTTCAAATCCGAAGGATCTATGTCATCATCTACTATAATTACATATCTTCCGCCATAAGCACCTAAGGGACTTGTGCTAACTAAATGCCCAATCATAGTTGCGTGTCCAGCAAAAGATTGCTTTATGGATATTACAATAAATGCTCTTGAAAAGCCGACTTCATGAGCCCAAACTCCTTTTACGTTAGGCACTCCGGTTCTTTCTAAAAAATCCCAAATCATAGCAGATCTTATGGGGCATCTAAAATAAGAGTAATCATATGGCGGTATACTGGGTGCAGTACCTAATAATATTGGATCTTGCCTATAATAAACTCTCTTAACATCAATTACTGGACTTTTCATCCTTCCTCCAGCGTAATACCCCATAAACTCTCCAAAAGGTCCTTCATCAGTTAACTCACCAGTTATATACCCTTCTACTGCTATTTCACTGTCAGCGGGAATAGGCAAACCAGTAACTTCACCTCTAAACACTCTGAATCTTTCTCCTATTACTGCTCCACTAAAATTATATTCAGAAACTCCTAAAGGTACTTCCATACCAGCAAATATTAAAAGAGACAATGGAGGAGCGAAGGAGATTGCTATTGGAGCTTTCTTACCTTTACTTAAATACTTCTCAATA from Sulfolobus sp. S-194 encodes the following:
- a CDS encoding UbiD family decarboxylase, coding for MDIRRFIEEVRKLNLLREIKGADWNLEIGAITDLNAKKNKYTLLFDEIVGYPKGFRVLTGTLLDSRRVSLALGFSPNLNNLELVLKLRERLNYAYKEYKSYEPIEVSDAPFLENVDKDDNINLLKFPAPKWHEMDGGRYIGTADAVITSDPDSNWVNVGTYRVMLVDKNKLAIFIEASHHGRLHIEKYLSKGKKAPIAISFAPPLSLLIFAGMEVPLGVSEYNFSGAVIGERFRVFRGEVTGLPIPADSEIAVEGYITGELTDEGPFGEFMGYYAGGRMKSPVIDVKRVYYRQDPILLGTAPSIPPYDYSYFRCPIRSAMIWDFLERTGVPNVKGVWAHEVGFSRAFIVISIKQSFAGHATMIGHLVSTSPLGAYGGRYVIIVDDDIDPSDLNQVVWAMCTRSDPATSIDVIKNVTSTPLDPMAERKENLKEYSSSRAIIYAVKPFSRLIRNEFPTEVRPSEELSKKVMEKWSEIFSN
- a CDS encoding enoyl-CoA hydratase/isomerase family protein — protein: MIKVEVDNENKIGKILIDRQEKMNAITVEMRREIGEKIIELDKDPSIRVIIVEGVGGKAFSSGGDIGEFLSLNPEILLDWGEDLSSSERITKPVIAAINGYTFGAGLELALSCDIRIATPKSEFSFPEIRLGMVPASGGVTRIVKMLGVSRATYMLMLGKRIDAQTALQWGIIHEIVDEDKLEGRALEIAKDLASLSSLALKALKKIIREVADSPFYAGFDIERKTFGLLRYSEDFKEGVQSFLNKRKPNFNGR
- a CDS encoding helix-turn-helix domain-containing protein produces the protein MRNFNNYPIKLVTLHIVHENCWSRYYLNDDLVKILDLVPYMEKNLLRVFAITSEKGYKTIEKLKFDGKIKEIFNVYRNGNSIFIDLARDFDSSVLSIINKNNGIVLNTAKYEGMEIWNVLIYEHKINRMLKELDEIAEIEKIKISDHIPLTNTLSDNELKILSIAYESGYFDYPRKIKSGELANRLGISQSTLIYYLRNAERKIIGQFLRKSRMEQVDE
- a CDS encoding xanthine dehydrogenase family protein molybdopterin-binding subunit gives rise to the protein MVFKEGFRFVKGEGSYIDDVLTKEIKGYFSVSIARSPYAHAKIISINKEEAEKLSGVIKVITYSDLKNILDPFPLSLDINLEYYPIARHKTVYYGEPVAIIVAKDDYVAEDAKELLQVDYEPLDAVISISDAISKPPIHPNLKSNIVLDKTFIYGKYTDEIKKSDIVVEERIKFPRYTSSPLETYEVYAKYNGEEYEIFSNFQGPFTIHYLLSKALKSKVVIRGPRDIGGSFGIKSAIYPYMALIAASSRLVNRPLKWVETRSEHLTSSSVGAERESIIRIYGDKEGKIHAIDMELTDNLGAYPRPPEPGNLLRNHGNLTGPYDIQALKLTYRAVLTNTVPTGLNRGYGGPHLYLALESAIDTFAREIGIDPIEVRMKNVIKTTQYETVTGGKYYGFSCYNVVKRMKELYDKLRVEVNEERKRERRVAIGTSLIVEPSGTNIGYLDLARESKDYLPKSSAQDMVIVQIDSYSKVKVIANGTNEGQGHETVISEIVSKRLGVNPEDVDVIYSVDTNRPWVISSGSYSSRFTPIVLPALNNALDQLENKLKDMASEILGVQKSELKIENGRIKTISGDKSISLRHLVGTFYWDPVKLKGIEGSLIAVGYFQSPYADNIKDGKINSSISYGCMGHIVEIEIDETNIPKILKYYVIHDSGKIINENFAKGQIIGSTFHGIEAALYTSIEYNDEGIPITQTFSDYGVMTAIESPNIEVEHIESNSDHSSGLGEGGTMAAPPAILNAVKSIINVKEIPIFTALTNICINTNGS
- a CDS encoding AMP-binding protein; the protein is MVEIIKDKKIVVKPNLTNYDEVRRNFNWDKVRKELNYYGEVNAGELAIHNKNDKLALLWVSEEGGMRKLTFNDLEKKGAMFRDVLENSGVKRGDRVVIMSKRTPSLYFSFTAIAMIGGVIVPIFSTFGEEAIRYRVENSGAKVAIVHEGLVDKFKNIGGIKVLKTTDDGIEGESNRVGKISYEKRSINDPFLILYTSGTTGKPKGIWHAQDILTFYYISGKYHFDMHPQDVFWHTGDPAWVAGFAGVWTAWANSIPLVSYEGRFKAETWYSIIQEFKVSVISTAPTALRLLKKEGLELSKKYDLSSVRFIHAGGEYVDPDTVKIGLQIFGVPVHDGYGQTETATYVIANFISMPIKVGSMGKPLPGVEALIVDENGNPLPPNTRGILAFKPDFPAMAKGIWGDEERWKGNFKNGYYLTGDLAYMDEDGYFWYLGRADDVIKVSGYRVSPIEIESIISTHPAVAEVGVIGVEDPVRGHKIKAYIVLKKEYEPTEELKQQIQDYVKEKLASHMVPREIEFVKELPHTLSGKIMRRVLRSIESGSNIGDVSTLENPEIVKKLEKR